One genomic region from Balaenoptera acutorostrata chromosome 1, mBalAcu1.1, whole genome shotgun sequence encodes:
- the DYNLT5 gene encoding dynein light chain Tctex-type 5 isoform X3 has protein sequence MDEPSQREDTSHLAVQMENTYQLGVLFYHSVLFKTSNFMGPTRNFPVVIVNHILKDVLTNYLQEEKYEPELCRQMTKTISEVIKAQVKDLMTPRYKLIVMVHIGQLTGQSILIGSRCLWDPKNDTFASYIFRNSSLFALANVYTVYSE, from the exons ATGGATGAACCTAGCCAGCGTGAAGATACCTCTCACCTCGCAGTTCAGATGGAAAACACCTACCAACTGGGTGTGTTATTTTATCACTCCGTCCTATTTAAGACTTCTAATTTCATGG GTCCTACCAGAAATTTTCCTGTTGTCATTGTCAATCATATTCTGAAAGATGTGTTAACTAACTACctacaagaagaaaaatatgaaccAGAGCTCTGTAGACAGATGACTAAAACGATTTCTGAG GTTATTAAAGCCCAGGTCAAGGACTTGATGACTCCACGATATAAGCTAATTGTGATGGTTCACATTGGACAACTGACTGGCCAGAGCATATTGATTGGAAGCAGATGCCTCTGGGATCCTAAAAATGATACCTTTGCCTCTTACATTTTCAGAAATTCTTCTCTCTTTGCTCTTGCAAATGTCTACACAGTTTACTCTGAGTGA
- the INSL5 gene encoding insulin-like peptide INSL5, with the protein MRGFIFTLLLFSLLLAISEVKSEESRKLCGLQYIRTVIYICASSRWRKHLESIPQGQQEIQCISPRVELGCCLCQSSLRKYCFFPSIRLRGNRFQLPNEQEISEESAVQNLPKRDSSGEESLQGEQLPTEGLWRSKKYSVMSRQDLQKLCCTEGCSMSDLSALC; encoded by the exons ATGAGGGGtttcatttttactttgcttctcttctctctcctgcttgCCATCTCAGAAGTGAAGAGTGAAGAATCCAGGAAGCTCTGCGGGCTCCAGTACATACGAACTGTCATTTACATCTGTGCCAGCTCCAGGTGGAGAAAGCACCTGGAGTCGATCCCGCAAGGTCAGCAAG AAATCCAATGCATTTCCCCCAGAGTAGAACTTGGTTGCTGCCTTTGTCAGAGCTCTCTAAGGAAGTATTGTTTTTTCCCTTCCATACGGCTGAGAGGAAACCGCTTCCAGCTGCCTAATGAACAGGAGATTTCTGAGGAAAGCGCAGTGCAAAACCTTCCAAAGAGGGATTCCTCGGGGGAGGAAAGTCTTCAGGGTGAACAGCTGCCCACGGAAGGGCTTTGGAGGTCAAAGAAGTATTCGGTGATGTCAAGACAAGACTTGCAAAAGTTGTGCTGCACCGAAGGCTGTTCCATGTCTGACTTGAGCGCTCTTTGTTAG